GAATAAGAAGTTTATCTGGGGTTGATGGCTATATATATCAGCCACTTTTAACCAGGGGACATCATGAACCTTTCAAACTACTGGAGGCCAAATTCATGGCAAAAGAACGCCCACCGTTAGAAGAGATGACATTGCGGCAACTACGTAAAGTTGCCAGCGAATGTAGCATCTCTCGCTATAGCCGAATGCGTAAATCGCAACTGCTGGCAGCAATTCAAGAAGCCCAGCGCAGCAAAGTTTCTCTCAGCCAATCTCGTTCACTGGAGGCACAGGAAACCGTGGAAGCAGCAAAATTTGAGTTGGGTCAAGTAGACCGTACTGGTGGAACTCTCGCTGATGTTGATGAAGGACTGGCGGATCTTCCAGCAGGCTATGGAGAAAGCCGTATTGTTCTCATGCCCCGCGATCCTCAATGGGCTTATACCTACTGGGATGTGTCCAACGAACACAAAGAAGAACTGCGCCGTCTTGGGGGACAACAACTGGCATTGCGTATTTATGATGTCACCGACATCAGCTTGGAATACCAAAGCCCCCACAGCATTCAAGAGTATCCCAGCGACGAACTCGCGAGGGAATGGTATCTGCCAGTTCCAGTGAGCGATCGCGATTATGTCATCGACATCGGTTACCGATGCGCTGATGGTCGCTGGTTAGTCCTGGCTCGTTCTGCACCCGTCCACGTTCCTCCTGTGTATCCTTCTGACTGGATTGAAGACGTCTTCATCACCGTGAATTTTGAGGAAGATTTGCGCGGCACAACCGTTTACGAACTGGTTCCTCCTGCCAAGAAGATAGCGACAGCAACGACAAATGGCGTTGGCGCTGGTGCTAACCCCATTTACGACCAAATCTTTGGCATGGCTGAGTCTGCCGAAGCAATGCGAGTTGCAGGTTCTGTGTTTGGTTCCATGCAGCACATACCTGGTTCCGCCGCACCAGAACAAGCTATCAGTTCCTACGTCTTCCCCTCCGGCGTCGGTATGTGGGCAGTTCCAACTATGTCCGGGTTGACGATGTCCGGCGTGGGTATGTCCGGTGCTGGCTTCTCTGGTGACGTACCAATGCGTCCACGCCAGTTCTGGTTAATTGCTGATGCTGAGTTGATTGTTTATGGCGCAACAGAACCTGATGCTACTGTAACAATTGGCGGTCGTCCAATTAAGCTGAATCCAGACGGAACCTTCCGCTTCCAGATGTCCTTCCAGGATGGTTTGATTGACTATCCGATTATGGCTGTTGCTGCTGATGGTGAACAAACACGGTCAATTCACATGAAGTTTACTCGTGAGACACCATCTCGGAATACAAATACCAAAGAAGAAGCTGTTTTAGAATGGCTATCTTAATTTGGGATGTTGGGTTGACGAAAATCGACATATAACTTTAATCCCCGCTACAGCGATGCTATGGCGGGGTTTTTTGATAGGCGATCGCTTGCGTCTGTTTTTGTGTTCCTTCCTACAGTCCAGCCAGAACTACTAGAGGGTTTCATGATGTCGTCCGATGCTTACATCATTTGGCGGATCGGGCGGACGATCACTTCGTTAACATCGACATCATCCGGCTGGGACACAGCGTACAAGACGGCTCTGGCGATTGCATCTGGAGTCAACGCAGTTTTGCGGAGTTCTTGCAAAAAACCTTTGGATGCATCATCTGTGATATCAGAGCCGAGTTCGGTCTCAACCACGCCGGGGGATATTGTGGTCACGCGGATATTTTTCGACTCCTGCCGCAGTCCCTCGGAAATTGCCCAAACCGCATACTTGGTCGCGCAGTAAACTGCGGCAGTGGGCGCTACCACATGGGCACCAATGGACGCAGTATTGATGAATTGTCCGCCACCTTGCGCTTCCATGATTGGCAAACCCGCCGCAATGCCATTCAATACGCCGTGAATGTTCACGTTAATCATGTTGTCCCATTCCTCGACCTTCAAGGCGTTCATTGGGGATAGGGGCATCACGCCTGCATTGTTAAAAATGACATCAACGCGACCAAATTTATCTTTGGCGAAGTGAATGAATGCTTTCACATCTTCGCGATCGGTGACGTCTACCGCTTTGAATTCTGCTGTACCACCGGATGCGTGAATCTCCTCGACCAGCTTTTCTAGCTTGTCTGTCCGACGTGCCCCCAAAACGACTTTTGCACCGTTTGCGGCGAGCAGCTTCGCGGTGGCTTCGCCGATGCCGCTACTGGCTCCAGTGATAATAATGACTTTGTTTTCTACATTCAACATGATGACTTTCCTTACTGTTGAGGTTGATTGGAATTAAAGATACTGACCACCAGAAACTTCAATTCTCTGTGCATTCACCCATCGATTTTCTTCACAGAGCAATGATGCCATCGCGCCACCAATATCATCCGGCACACCCACGCGACCCAAGGCAGTTTGCGACGCGAAGAATTGGTTAATCTCTGGATTGTCACGCACGACACCACCCCCGAAATCAGTTTCGATTGCGCCTGGAGCGATCGTATTCACCGCAATCTGTCGGTATCCCAGTTCTTTCGCCATGTATCGAGTTAAAACCTCGATCGCGCCCTTCGCGCTGGCATAGGCGGCATAGCCCGGTAGAGTAGAACGGGTAAGACCAGTCGAAAGATTGACAATCCGTCCTCCGTCCTTGATCGAAGGAAGCAGTTTCTGTGTCAGAAAGAAAACGCCTTTCACATGAATGTTCATCATGTAATCAAAGTCTTCCTCGCTCCCTTCTGCAAACGGTGCGTATATTCCAGTCCCGGCATTATTGATGAGGAAATCAAACTGCTCGGTCTGCCACTTGTCTTGAAGTGTCTGTTTGACTTGTGCCACAAACCCATCAAAGGTTTTCGTGTTGGAAGTGTCCAGTTGCAGGGCAGCGGCTTTACCACCCATTTCTGCAATCGCAGAGACAACACTGTTTGCTTCTGCCTCGCTGCTGTGATACGTCACGATGACATCTACCCCTTTTTTCGCCAGTGCCAGAGCAGTATTTTTGCCCAGTCCTCGGCTTGCTCCTGTGACCAATGCGATCTTCGTGTTGTTTGTCATGGTTATTTTCCTCGCTGTTGAGTTAGTGATTAAATGAATATGCGCTGAAAACTTCAATTCTCTTCGCTCGAGTGGAAGCCGCTCTAGATCGGCGATGCGGCAACCAGCACTAGTTCCTCGGTGAAACTCTTGTCCATAAGTCGGTGAACTTTTGCATGTCCAGAAAGGCGATCGCTTTGATCGCTTTGCCGTCCTGCATGCGGAAATACCAGGTGTAGGTGTTCCGGTAAGGTTTGCCGTCCCTGGCGGTCGCCTCCCCGTCCCACAAAGCGATGACCATATCGCCATCCGCCCAGATACCGCGTACGGTTGGCACGATCGGGGTCGATAGTCGGGCGCTGGTTGGGTTAATGACTCGATCGAGTAACTCTTGCTTGCGATAGGTGCCCGCTGTTGCACCAGTGCCGGTAATCGTCCACGTTGCCTCCGGAGCGAGCAAGTCGAAGAAGTTGCCAGTCCTATTTCGCCAGCCGTCGAAATACTGTTGGACAATTTCCTTGTTGCGCTGTTCGATCGTCTCAGTATCTTGTACGTCTGCTTGATTGGACTGCATTACCTGGGCAACGTCTGCGATAGCGAAGCGCTGCTGCTTCCAGCAGTTCGCTAGAGACCGATCGAGGGAAAGCTGTGTTAAGCAGCGATTGCCTCCGACACTGCGCTCCGCGCAATCGCTACAGGTGGCTGCATCATTATTTGGCTGAAACACAATCACATCTGATTGAGAATCTGCCTTAGCTGTGGGAGTTTTCGTCATTGTCAGAACAGCCAGCAGCCCCGTTAACCCCGCGCTCATCAAAACCTGACAAAAACGATGTATCATCTTAACCTTTGAAAATTTCATGAATTTTTGGCGTTCCATAATCGAGGAATACAATGTTCTAGTTGTGAATCTACAAAGATTAGCAAGCAGAACCATTCCCTGATTTAGCAATGCCGTTGCAATACGGTTAACTTGGTAAAACCTCAACGACATTTTCCGCAAAGCTTTTGTAAGCACCGCCCATTTGCTTAGCCATTGAGTCAGGAAAGACATGAAAATTTCCAGTTTTCAAAGCTTCTATCATCCCGTCTGCCACAAGTGCAGGTGGCTCCGCAACCTCAGTTAGCCCTGCCGCATCGCCCATATCCGTGGCAATCGGACCAGGATGAACACTTAGCACAAACGTGCCCTGCTTACTCAATAGTTCTCGCAAGGCTTGGGTAATCAAATAGGCAGCAGCTTTTGAGGCACAGTAGGTAGCAGAGTCGGAGAAACCCTTCAGCGAAGCAACAGAATTGATCTGAGCAAAGACCCCACCTCCATTGGCTTTGAGAACTGGGGCAAACGCCTGAGCCATATAAATTAGTCCATATACATTGATATTCATCTGAAATTCAAGGGAGGCGATCGCATCCTCAGCTAGGACAGTCCCAGCTTGAAAGACTCCTGCGTTATTAACAACTACTTGCACATCTTTGGCAGTTTGAGCGGCGGCAACAATAGATTGGGGATCACCTAAATCAACCTGAATCGGCACTACCTGATCGCCGTATTGTTCAACCAATGGGGAGATACTGTCCAGCTTACGAACAGCAGCATATACTTTGGCGGCTCCGTGTTCAATAAAGGACTCAACTATCGCCCTACCGATACCGCGATTTGCGCCCGTAACCAAGATGATTTTGTCTTTGATGTCGTAGTTCATTTGGATTTCTCCTTGCAGTTTTCGCTGTTTCTCAGTGAAGGTAATTCCAAGGCGTTGCAGGTTATTTAATTCTCATTCCTTACGGCATGGTTTCATCGTAGGCTTGATCAGCGTTCGCATGAATACACAAACCTGGCAGATGATTGCCTAATCCTCCCAAACAGGGCATGGGCATCGGCAAAGTTTTCCTATAATGAGCGCATGAGAAGAGTTAAGTCAAAGACAGTATGACGATTGAGACACTGAGCTATGGGACCACGATCTGCGCTTCTCCTGTCGGAGACGCTACGCGAACGCAGCAGCGCTTCGCTATCGGCAAGTGTGGAGAATTAGCGGCATTGGTCGATCGGCACACGGATGGCAAGGGAAACGGTGCCCATGCCACTGCGATCGATCCCTTGGTCTTCATGCGAGAATGTGAGCCTTCCACCGCAATTAGAGATGTCAGCGAACCGCTGCTCGCCATTGTGGTGCAGGGCAAAAAAGAAGTATTCCTCAATGAGGAAATCTATCAGTACAGTGTCGCTCAGCATCTGGTTGTCTCGGTGGATCTGCCGCTAGGTGCGTGTGTAGTCGAGGCAACACCCGATCAGCCCTACCTAAGCTTGAAGCTAAAGCTAGACCCTGCCCAACTCTGTGAGATCATTGCTCAAACGAACCCAGACACGGGCAAAAAAGAATCAGTGAAAGGCTGGTTCATCAGCGATGCCGCTCCACCCTTGATTGATTGTGCCATCCGACTGACAAGACTTTTAGATACACCGCAAGATATTCCGTTTCTCGCACCGATGATCATCCGGGAAATCTACTATCGTCTTTTGATGGGTGAACAAGGGGAAGCGGTTCGTCAGATTGCCACTTCTGGCAGTAATATGCAGCGCATTGCTGAAGTGATTAAACGGCTCAAAGCAGATTTTACCAAGCCGCTACGAGTTGAAGAGTTGGCAGAGCAAGCGAATATGTCTGCTTCCTCGTTCCACCGCCACTTCAAAGCAGTCACCTCGATGAGTCCGCTGCAATACCAAAAACAATTGAAACTCTTGAGCGCACGTCAGATGATGCTTGCCGAGAATGCTGATGCGACCCAGGCTGCTTATCAGGTTGGGTATGAGAGTACTTCACAGTTCAGCCGCGAATATGCTCGCATGTTTGGTGCGCCGCCCATCAGGGATATTGAGCGGTTGCGAGTAGCCTGAACTAGATGCAGAAATCGCGGATCTGGCGCAAATGCAACGAGTTGGGATAGCAGGTCGGCAGTTGACGGTGAACGCCCAGTGATTACGAACATTTTCTGCACACGATCGCATAGATACACTCACCTGGATGAGCGAGTTGTGGCTCCAGTCATCAACATAAAAGCTTACTTACTTGCGATGCTCCCAAAGGGAGCCGCCCTTTGGGAGCATCGCTTCCAGCGGGCGCTCTGCGCCATCGCCTTTGGCGGGGCTGAGTCCTGCGGACACGCACTCGCGTTCGCCCATCGCATTGCCACCCTGCGCTACCCTAGAAACTAAAGCTAAAAAAAGACTATGACACCCTCTGAAATCGCGGATACGCTTAAAGAATTATTTGATGCAGCGTCTATCAATGCTATTGCACCTAGTTCCTGGCAAATAGAAACTGCAAATTTTCGGCTGCTAGTTATGCTGTCAGACGATGAAACTTGGCTGCGAGTTTTATTACCCATCATGCCAGCATCTGAGGCTCAACCCTTTCTAGAACAACTTCTGGAAGCAAACTTTGACGAAACTCAGGAAGTACGCTACGCCTTGCAGCAAGGAGTGGTGTGGGGAGTGTTTCAGCACAACTGTCATAGCTTAGTCGCAGAAGATTTTCGAGATGCGATCGCCAGACTTATTTCTCTCCATCGAACAGGTTTAGATAATGCTTTTAATCGACTCATTGAAAGACGTATCCGACAAATTATTATAGCGGCTAAGCAGCAAGGTCAATCTCTTCAAGCCACAATGCAAAACCTGGATCGCTTTTATGCAGAAGGATTGATGGGTGAAATAGACCAAACTTCACAGGCAACAGAGGAAGTTTTAGCAGCGTGGCGGTATCAGTTAGAGCGCCTGTGGAATGAAGTTGATGCAAATTTCTAATCTGAATTTAAAACACGTAATTCCATTAGAATATATATTGGTACATTATTTATTTTGCATACCCCTATTTAAGTGGATGTGCCATTATTAATTATTTTCATTTTGATTTTTAATTTTTGATTTATTTAATTATGGATATCATTGAAATTCTCAAACAAGACTATCAGAGATTTCCGGATAACCAGACATATAGCATTTACACTCAAGAGGTTTATTTTCAAGACCCGCTTAACAAATTTCGTGGTGTTGAGCGATACAAGCAGATGATTAAATTCATCAAGACTGTGTTTTTAAATACCAAAATGGACTTGCATAACATTGAACGTGTAGGAGACACCATTAAAACTGAGTGGACACTCAGCTGGAATACCCCCCTTCCTTGGAAACCACGCATTTCTATACCTGGCTGGAGTGAATTGCGCCTCAACACTCAAGGTTTGATTGTTTCCCACATTGATTATTGGCAGTGTTCGCGCCTAGATGTACTCAAACAGCATTTATTCTCCTTAAAAAGTTCATAATGTAAATAAATGTAAATAATCCTCATCTAGGACAAAACCATCGATGCGTGTAATTTTAATGACAGGCAAAGGCGGCGTGGGAAAAACCTCCGTAGCCGCCGCCACTGGACTCCGTTGTGCAGAACTGGGTTATCGCACACTTGTTTTGAGTACAGACCCCGCTCACTCTCTAGCAGACAGTTTTGACCTAGAACTGGGACACGCACCGAAACAAATTCGCCCCAATTTGTGGGGTGCGGAACTGGATGCACTACTAGAACTAGAGGCAAACTGGGGTTCTGTAAAACGTTATATTACCCAAGTTTTACAAGCACGTGGTTTAGACGGAGTGCAGGCGGAAGAATTAGCTATTTTACCAGGCATGGATGAGATTTTTGGCTTGGTAAGAATGAAACGCCATTACGATGAAGGGGAGTATGACGTTTTGATTATTGACTCAGCCCCTACCGGCACGGCACTACGTTTGCTAAGTTTACCAGAAGTCAGTGGCTGGTATATGCGCCGTTTTTACAAACCTTTTCAAAACATTTCTGTTGCACTTAGACCTTTAGTTGAACCTTTTTTTAAACCAATTGCTGGGTTCTCTTTACCAGACAAAGAGGTGATGGACGCACCTTACGAGTTTTATCAACAAATTGAAGCTCTGGAAAAAGTATTAACAGATAACACTCAAACCTCGGTGCGCCTCGTCACCAACCCCGAAAAGATGGTGATTAAAGAGTCTCTTCGCGCTCATGCATATCTGAGTTTGTATAACGTTGCAACGGATTTAGTTGTCGCAAATCGTATTATTCCTGAAGCAGTGCAAGACCCTTTTTTCCAGCGTTGGAAAGAGAATCAACAGCAGTATCGCCACGAAATTCATGAAAACTTCCATCCTCTACCTGTTAAGGAAGTCCCGCTTTTCTCAGAGGAAATGTGTGGTTTGGATGCATTAGAACGTCTTAAGGACACGCTCTATAAAGATGAAGATCCGGCTCAGGTTTATTACAAAGAAACGACAATTAGAGTTGTGCAAGAGAAAAATCAATACAGTTTAGAATTGTACTTACCAGGCGTTCCTAAAAATCAGATTGAATTAAAGAAAACTGGAGATGAGTTAAACATCACAATTGGTAATCATCGCAGAAATTTAGTATTGCCACAAGCTTTGGCAGCACTCCAACCCGCAGGAGCAAAAATGGAAGAAGACTATCTCAAAATCCGTTTTGCTGCGGTGTGAAAATGAGTTAGACTGTCACTGTTGGAAGTATGAATTATGAATAATCAAAAATTCATAATTCATATTTATTGCTGAAATGAATTGCCAAGATATAGCGGTTTGTGGTTGGGTAAGGTATACAAAGAAATAATGAACCACAGATGGACACCGATGCACACAGATAAATCTGTAAGTAGGTGGACGTAATTAAATGTAAGATAAAACTGTTGTTTGTAGTGAGCGATTTATCGCTCTTTATAAGATTTTAAAGGGCTAAAGCCCTAACGTGCGAGTTTTTATTTAATTAAGCCCTTCTACTTACTTTATTCAAATGAGTTGCGCTATATAGCTATATATAGGATACCAAGGCATCAGAGAACAAGAAAATCTGCTATGACAACAAAATACTTCTAATTCCTAAGTTGCACAGGCATAGCTAAATAAGTCATCTTCAAACCACCTAATGGTGTGAAAATCACTGGGGTCAACTCTGAATTCATCTGCATTTGAATTTCCGAAGAAGGCAAAGCTTTTAAGCCTTCCATCAAATACTTAATATTAAAAGCAAGGTCTATATCCTCTCCCAATATTTGAGCTGACATTGACTCTCTACCATTGCCAACATCTTGAGCTTCACAGGATATAGTAATTTCCTGCGCTTCGCTATCTACGCTCACCTTAACAATATTATTCTTCTGATCTGCAAACACAGCAATCCGCTCTAAAGCGCTCAGGAATTGTCGCCTATCTAAAGTTAAATCCCGCTGAAATTGTTGGGGAATGAGTTGACGGTAAGCAGGATATTGTCCTTCAAGAGTTCGGCTCGTCAATCTCTGATTT
The sequence above is a segment of the Mastigocladopsis repens PCC 10914 genome. Coding sequences within it:
- a CDS encoding TRC40/GET3/ArsA family transport-energizing ATPase, whose product is MRVILMTGKGGVGKTSVAAATGLRCAELGYRTLVLSTDPAHSLADSFDLELGHAPKQIRPNLWGAELDALLELEANWGSVKRYITQVLQARGLDGVQAEELAILPGMDEIFGLVRMKRHYDEGEYDVLIIDSAPTGTALRLLSLPEVSGWYMRRFYKPFQNISVALRPLVEPFFKPIAGFSLPDKEVMDAPYEFYQQIEALEKVLTDNTQTSVRLVTNPEKMVIKESLRAHAYLSLYNVATDLVVANRIIPEAVQDPFFQRWKENQQQYRHEIHENFHPLPVKEVPLFSEEMCGLDALERLKDTLYKDEDPAQVYYKETTIRVVQEKNQYSLELYLPGVPKNQIELKKTGDELNITIGNHRRNLVLPQALAALQPAGAKMEEDYLKIRFAAV
- a CDS encoding DUF2358 domain-containing protein — protein: MDIIEILKQDYQRFPDNQTYSIYTQEVYFQDPLNKFRGVERYKQMIKFIKTVFLNTKMDLHNIERVGDTIKTEWTLSWNTPLPWKPRISIPGWSELRLNTQGLIVSHIDYWQCSRLDVLKQHLFSLKSS
- a CDS encoding AraC family transcriptional regulator gives rise to the protein MVDRHTDGKGNGAHATAIDPLVFMRECEPSTAIRDVSEPLLAIVVQGKKEVFLNEEIYQYSVAQHLVVSVDLPLGACVVEATPDQPYLSLKLKLDPAQLCEIIAQTNPDTGKKESVKGWFISDAAPPLIDCAIRLTRLLDTPQDIPFLAPMIIREIYYRLLMGEQGEAVRQIATSGSNMQRIAEVIKRLKADFTKPLRVEELAEQANMSASSFHRHFKAVTSMSPLQYQKQLKLLSARQMMLAENADATQAAYQVGYESTSQFSREYARMFGAPPIRDIERLRVA
- a CDS encoding SDR family oxidoreductase; protein product: MGKNTALALAKKGVDVIVTYHSSEAEANSVVSAIAEMGGKAAALQLDTSNTKTFDGFVAQVKQTLQDKWQTEQFDFLINNAGTGIYAPFAEGSEEDFDYMMNIHVKGVFFLTQKLLPSIKDGGRIVNLSTGLTRSTLPGYAAYASAKGAIEVLTRYMAKELGYRQIAVNTIAPGAIETDFGGGVVRDNPEINQFFASQTALGRVGVPDDIGGAMASLLCEENRWVNAQRIEVSGGQYL
- a CDS encoding leucine zipper domain-containing protein, translating into MTPSEIADTLKELFDAASINAIAPSSWQIETANFRLLVMLSDDETWLRVLLPIMPASEAQPFLEQLLEANFDETQEVRYALQQGVVWGVFQHNCHSLVAEDFRDAIARLISLHRTGLDNAFNRLIERRIRQIIIAAKQQGQSLQATMQNLDRFYAEGLMGEIDQTSQATEEVLAAWRYQLERLWNEVDANF
- a CDS encoding nuclear transport factor 2 family protein; the encoded protein is MERQKFMKFSKVKMIHRFCQVLMSAGLTGLLAVLTMTKTPTAKADSQSDVIVFQPNNDAATCSDCAERSVGGNRCLTQLSLDRSLANCWKQQRFAIADVAQVMQSNQADVQDTETIEQRNKEIVQQYFDGWRNRTGNFFDLLAPEATWTITGTGATAGTYRKQELLDRVINPTSARLSTPIVPTVRGIWADGDMVIALWDGEATARDGKPYRNTYTWYFRMQDGKAIKAIAFLDMQKFTDLWTRVSPRN
- a CDS encoding SDR family oxidoreductase, with amino-acid sequence MLNVENKVIIITGASSGIGEATAKLLAANGAKVVLGARRTDKLEKLVEEIHASGGTAEFKAVDVTDREDVKAFIHFAKDKFGRVDVIFNNAGVMPLSPMNALKVEEWDNMINVNIHGVLNGIAAGLPIMEAQGGGQFINTASIGAHVVAPTAAVYCATKYAVWAISEGLRQESKNIRVTTISPGVVETELGSDITDDASKGFLQELRKTALTPDAIARAVLYAVSQPDDVDVNEVIVRPIRQMM
- a CDS encoding DUF4912 domain-containing protein — encoded protein: MAKERPPLEEMTLRQLRKVASECSISRYSRMRKSQLLAAIQEAQRSKVSLSQSRSLEAQETVEAAKFELGQVDRTGGTLADVDEGLADLPAGYGESRIVLMPRDPQWAYTYWDVSNEHKEELRRLGGQQLALRIYDVTDISLEYQSPHSIQEYPSDELAREWYLPVPVSDRDYVIDIGYRCADGRWLVLARSAPVHVPPVYPSDWIEDVFITVNFEEDLRGTTVYELVPPAKKIATATTNGVGAGANPIYDQIFGMAESAEAMRVAGSVFGSMQHIPGSAAPEQAISSYVFPSGVGMWAVPTMSGLTMSGVGMSGAGFSGDVPMRPRQFWLIADAELIVYGATEPDATVTIGGRPIKLNPDGTFRFQMSFQDGLIDYPIMAVAADGEQTRSIHMKFTRETPSRNTNTKEEAVLEWLS
- a CDS encoding SDR family oxidoreductase, with product MNYDIKDKIILVTGANRGIGRAIVESFIEHGAAKVYAAVRKLDSISPLVEQYGDQVVPIQVDLGDPQSIVAAAQTAKDVQVVVNNAGVFQAGTVLAEDAIASLEFQMNINVYGLIYMAQAFAPVLKANGGGVFAQINSVASLKGFSDSATYCASKAAAYLITQALRELLSKQGTFVLSVHPGPIATDMGDAAGLTEVAEPPALVADGMIEALKTGNFHVFPDSMAKQMGGAYKSFAENVVEVLPS